In one uncultured Methanoregula sp. genomic region, the following are encoded:
- the hxlB gene encoding 6-phospho-3-hexuloisomerase, producing the protein MEKHRVQEMMLLMASKIRAVANALSAKDCDKFIEELLLAKRIYVIGAGRSGLVAKAFAMRLMHLGLHAYVVGETITPAMNSGDMMVIFSGSGRTKTVADIAETAKGIGAHICLISSNADSRIGKISDCIVIIEHQRDDVSDDAAEFEIRQMMGEHKSFAPLGTLFETASMIFADAIISRMMEITKTDESALKNRHTNIE; encoded by the coding sequence ATGGAGAAGCACCGGGTACAGGAAATGATGCTCCTGATGGCATCAAAGATCCGAGCAGTAGCAAATGCCCTTTCCGCTAAGGACTGCGACAAATTCATTGAAGAACTCCTTCTCGCAAAAAGGATTTACGTGATCGGCGCAGGCAGGTCGGGACTTGTTGCAAAGGCCTTTGCCATGCGCCTGATGCACCTGGGTCTCCATGCGTATGTTGTCGGGGAGACTATCACGCCCGCCATGAATTCCGGCGACATGATGGTTATCTTCTCCGGCTCGGGCAGGACCAAGACGGTAGCCGATATTGCCGAGACTGCAAAAGGCATCGGGGCCCACATCTGCCTCATCAGCTCGAACGCGGATTCCCGGATAGGCAAAATCTCTGACTGCATTGTCATCATCGAGCACCAGCGGGACGATGTCTCTGACGATGCCGCTGAGTTCGAGATCCGGCAGATGATGGGTGAGCACAAGTCTTTTGCCCCGCTCGGCACGCTCTTTGAGACAGCATCCATGATCTTTGCAGATGCCATCATCTCGAGGATGATGGAGATCACGAAGACCGATGAATCGGCCCTGAAAAACAGGCATACCAATATCGAGTAA
- a CDS encoding DNA adenine methylase, which produces MKAPLIKWAGGKRQLLVELNARLPLRWNTYFEPFIGGGALLVDLENRGLLSGAVISDLNRELINLYRATKTRPDQLIEELSRDDLVNEKESYRQLKAEFNSLVRSNKDRIRRAALLVYLNKHGYNGLWRVNRKGEFNVPFGHHAKKSLPSETAIRKFHSLLQKVTIRHTDFETTVKPAKNGDFVYFDPPYHPVSKTANFTDYHASGFRFGDQERLAKTFRKLADKGVYVMLSNSNVPAIKELYEGFSIATVPAKRYINCNGERRSGTFEIIVTSY; this is translated from the coding sequence GTGAAAGCGCCGCTCATAAAATGGGCCGGGGGAAAACGGCAGCTGCTGGTGGAGCTCAATGCCCGGCTACCCCTGCGATGGAATACCTATTTTGAGCCGTTCATCGGCGGCGGTGCCCTTCTTGTTGACCTTGAGAACCGCGGGCTCTTGTCCGGTGCTGTCATCTCGGATCTCAACCGGGAACTCATTAACCTGTACCGGGCCACAAAGACAAGGCCGGATCAGTTGATCGAAGAACTCTCACGGGATGACCTCGTCAATGAGAAAGAATCCTACCGGCAGCTCAAAGCAGAATTCAACAGCCTGGTCAGATCCAATAAAGACCGGATACGGAGAGCCGCACTGCTCGTGTACCTCAACAAGCACGGGTACAACGGGCTCTGGCGGGTGAACCGCAAAGGCGAGTTCAATGTCCCGTTCGGCCACCATGCCAAAAAAAGCCTGCCATCAGAGACCGCCATCAGGAAATTCCATTCCCTGCTCCAGAAGGTTACGATACGGCATACGGATTTTGAAACAACCGTAAAGCCGGCAAAGAACGGCGATTTTGTGTATTTCGATCCTCCGTACCACCCGGTCTCGAAGACCGCGAATTTTACCGATTACCATGCATCGGGATTCCGGTTCGGCGACCAGGAACGCCTTGCAAAAACGTTCAGGAAACTCGCCGACAAGGGAGTGTACGTGATGCTGAGCAATTCCAATGTGCCGGCAATTAAGGAACTGTATGAGGGTTTTTCCATTGCCACCGTCCCGGCAAAACGCTATATCAACTGCAATGGCGAACGGAGAAGCGGCACGTTCGAGATTATTGTGACCAGTTACTGA